From Stigmatopora nigra isolate UIUO_SnigA chromosome 17, RoL_Snig_1.1, whole genome shotgun sequence, a single genomic window includes:
- the bhmt gene encoding betaine--homocysteine S-methyltransferase 1: MAPAGKKKGVLERLDAGEVVIGDGGFVFALEKRGYVKAGPWTPEAASEHPEAVRQLHREFLRAGSNVMQTFTFYASDDKLGNRGHNQRFTGQQINEAACDLARQVADEGDALVAGGVSQTPSYLSCKSKDDVQAIFKKQMEVFISKNVDFLIAEYFEHVEEAEWAVQVLKTSGKPVAATMCIGPEGDLNGVTPGDCAVRLVKAGADIVGVNCHFDPATCVRTVAMMKAGVEKAGLKAHYMSQPLAFHTPDCNKQGFIDLPEFPFCLEPRILTRWDMHKYAREAYAAGIRYIGGCCGFEPYHVRALAEELAPERGFLPAGSDKHGLWGAGLEMHTKPWCRARARRDYWEKLKPASGRPQCPSISTPDGWGVTKGHEDLMQQVEATTKEQLQVLFQKADKGQ, from the exons ATGGCGCCAGCAGGGAAAAAGAAG GGTGTCCTGGAGCGACTGGACGCCGGTGAGGTGGTCATCGGCGATGGTGGTTTTGTCTTCGCTCTGGAGAAGCGGGGCTACGTCAAAGCCGGGCCGTGGACCCCTGAAGCTGCCTCCGAGCATCCTGAAGCAG TGCGGCAGCTGCACAGGGAGTTCCTCAGGGCGGGATCCAACGTCATGCAGACGTTTACCTTCTACGCCAGTGACGACAAGCTGGGGAACAGAGGCCATAATCAGCGCTTTACT GGGCAGCAAATTAACGAAGCGGCGTGCGACCTGGCGAGACAAGTGGCCGATGAAGGCGACGCCCTGGTGGCAGGGGGCGTGTCCCAGACACCCTCGTACCTCAGCTGCAAGAGCAAAGATGACGTCCAGGCCATCTTCAAGAAGCAGATGGAGGTTTTCATCAGTAAGAATGTGGATTTCCTGATTGCAGAG tattttgagCATGTGGAAGAGGCTGAGTGGGCAGTCCAGGTCCTGAAAACCTCAGGTAAGCCAGTGGCGGCCACCATGTGCATTGGACCCGAGGGGGACCTGAACGGCGTTACCCCCGGAGACTGCGCCGTCCGCCTCGTCAAAGCTG GTGCGGACATTGTGGGCGTCAACTGCCACTTTGACCCTGCCACCTGCGTGCGCACGGTGGCCATGATGAAGGCAGGTGTGGAGAAGGCGGGGCTTAAGGCGCACTACATGAGTCAACCGCTGGCCTTCCACACGCCTGACTGCAACAAACAGGGATTCATCGACCTACCTGAGTTCCCCTTTT GCCTGGAGCCCAGAATCCTGACACGCTGGGACATGCACAAGTACGCCCGAGAAGCGTACGCGGCCGGGATCCGCTACATCGGCGGCTGCTGCGGCTTTGAGCCCTACCACGTACGCGCCCTGGCTGAAGAGCTGGCGCCCGAGCGTGGCTTCCTCCCGGCCGGCTCCGACAAGCACGGCCTGTGGGGCGCCGGCCTGGAGATGCACACCAAGCCCTGGTGCAGGGCCAG GGCCCGCCGAGATTATTGGGAGAAGCTGAAGCCGGCATCCGGTCGCCCACAATGTCCCTCCATCTCCACGCCAGACGGCTGGGGGGTCACCAAAGGTCATGAAGACCTCATGCAGCAGGTGGAAGCCACCACCAAGGAGCAGCTCCAAGTTCTGTTCCAGAAGGCCGACAAAGgccagtga
- the arsb gene encoding arylsulfatase B, with the protein MESTFALPMAHRHHFFALLLIIFSPGISGSRQPHIVFILADDLGWYDVGYHGSEIATPNLDKLSSGGVRLENYYVQPLCTPSRNQLMTGRYQIHTGMQHQIIWPCQPYCVPLDEVLLPQLLSQVGYATHMVGKWHLGMYKKDCLPTRRGFDSYFGYLTGSEDYYTHVRCGHIATLNLSRCSLDLREEEAPAPEYKGRYSTELFSQRAVQIIAKHDPKKPLFLYVALQAVHAPLQVPDRYVAPYAFIRDPQRRAYAGMVGAMDEAVGNISMALREAGLWENGVLVFSTDNGGQTLYGGSNWPLRGRKWSLWEGGVRGVGFVTGALVSWPGRTSRELVHISDWLPTLVGLAGGHLNTTKPLDGFDVWNTISQGFASPRLELLHNIDPMYVDVAPCPQWKHRNDTSKDVFRSGFNVSIHAAIRSSNWKLLTGYPGCPVWFPRPDRNGSSPRRDESLKSIMLFDVEKDPEERNEVSASHPAVVDRLLARLYHHQQSALPVHFPDEDPRCDPGPDGAWGPWA; encoded by the exons ATGGAGTCAACTTTCGCGTTGCCCATGGCACATAGGCATCACTTCTTCGCCTTGCTGTTGATCATCTTTTCCCCGGGGATCTCCGGCTCTCGACAGCCGCATATCGTGTTCATTCTGGCGGACGATTTGGGCTGGTATGACGTCGGCTATCACGGCTCGGAGATCGCGACGCCGAACTTGGACAAGCTGTCATCAGGAGGTGTCCGCCTGGAGAACTACTACGTCCAGCCCCTGTGCACCCCTTCGAGGAACCAGCTCATGACTGGGCGGTACCAG ATCCACACAGGCATGCAGCATCAGATCATCTGGCCTTGCCAGCCCTACTGCGTCCCTCTGGATGAGGTCCTGCTTCCACAACTGCTTTCCCAGGTGGGCTATGCCACGCACATGGTGGGCAAGTGGCACCTGGGCATGTACAAGAAGGACTGCCTACCCACGCGCCGCGGCTTTGACTCCTACTTTG GCTACCTGACGGGCAGTGAGGACTACTACACTCACGTGCGCTGTGGCCACATCGCCACGCTCAACCTGAGCCGCTGCTCGTTGGACCTCCGCGAGGAGGAAGCACCCGCCCCGGAATACAAAGGCCGTTACTCCACCGAGCTTTTCAGCCAGAGAGCCGTCCAGATCATTGCCAAGCACGACCCAAAAAAG CCTCTTTTCCTGTATGTGGCGCTGCAAGCCGTTCACGCCCCCCTGCAGGTACCCGACCGCTACGTGGCACCCTATGCGTTCATCCGAGACCCCCAGCGTCGGGCGTACGCTGGCATGGTGGGGGCCATGGACGAGGCGGTGGGCAACATTAGCATGGCCTTGCGGGAAGCCGGACTTTGGGAAAATGGTGTCCTGGTGTTTTCCACAG ATAACGGTGGTCAGACGCTCTACGGCGGCAGCAACTGGCCCTTGCGAGGGAGAAAGTGGTCGCTGTGGGAGGGCGGAGTCCGTGGCGTGGGATTTGTCACCGGGGCGCTCGTCAGCTGGCCGGGCAGGACCAGCCGGGAGCTGGTGCACATCTCTGATTGGCTACCCACCCTGGTGGGCTTGGCCGGGGGCCACCTCAACACCACCAAGCCTTTGGATGGATTCGACGTGTGGAACACCATCAG TCAAGGATTTGCCTCACCCAGGCTGGAACTGCTGCACAACATTGACCCAATGTACGTGGACGTCGCCCCGT GTCCCCAATGGAAGCATAGGAACGACACCAGCAAAGATGTCTTCCGCTCTGGTTTTAACGTCTCCATCCACGCTGCTATTCGGTCGTCAAACTGGAAGCTGCTCACTGGATATCCAG GTTGCCCCGTTTGGTTCCCACGACCTGATCGCAACGGCTCATCTCCACGCCGGGATGAGTCGCTGAAGTCCATCATGCTATTTGATGTGGAAAAAGACCCCGAGGAGAGGAACGAGGTTTCGGCCAGTCACCCCGCTGTGGTGGACCGTCTTCTGGCCCGGTTGTACCACCACCAGCAAAGCGCCCTGCCAGTCCACTTCCCCGACGAGGATCCGCGCTGTGACCCGGGGCCCGATGGGGCCTGGGGGCCTTGGGCCTAG
- the dmgdh gene encoding dimethylglycine dehydrogenase, mitochondrial, producing the protein MSASVFKLGKVRLPSARHLGPLALLRATRTFGCTTTKRQEQSDASSVLGKRWKDTAETVVIGGGCVGASITYHLAKSGMKDVVLLEKSELTAGSTWHAAGLTTYYHPGINLKKVHYDSIKLYEQLEAETGQAVGFHQPGSVRIASTAARVDEMRYQMTRTHWHVTEQYMIEPEKILELFPLLNMDKVLAGLYTPGDGHIDPYSLTMALAAGARMYGAQIYNPAPVVELTPTSDGKWDVRTPHGTIRANRLVNATGFWAREVGKLIGFEHPTIPVHHQYVVTATVPEVKALKKELAVIRDLEASYYLRQERDGLLFGPYEKMDKMVLQDSWVRDGVPPGFGKELFESDLDRIMEHVEMAMEMVPVLKKADIINIVSGPITYTPDLLPMVGPHQGVPNYWTAIGFGYGVIHAGGVGKFLSDWITNGEPPYDLIECDPNRYAKWVDVPFLCAKARESYGFNNVVGYPKEERFAGRPTCRKSGVYDLLRDKASMGFHSGWEQPHWFYKPGDDIGYKPSFRRTNWFGPAGRECKLVMENVGVIDLTPFGKFTVGGKDSLKLLDRLFANNMPKVGQTNISHMLTPTGKVYAEVTITQLTPGEFLLITGSGSELHDLRWIEREAALGGYEVDIANVTEEMGVLGVAGPNSRKVLQKLTQEDMSHSAFKFLQCKQIQLAGISLRAIRISYTGELGWELYIEQKDMATVYQAIMEAGKEEGIDNFGTYAMASLRLEKGFRGWGAEMNCDTNPLEAGLDYFIKLNKSADFIGKAALQEIKAKGLDRKLSYLAVETDDIDPEGNETVWQNGKVVGNTTSGAYSYSAQHSLAFAYLPIGLTSVGQKVEVELLGKKYPATVIQEPLMLTEPTRTRLQNKAKSKA; encoded by the exons ATGTCTGCTAGTGTGTTCAAGCTGGGCAAGGTACGCCTGCCGTCCGCGAGACATTTGGGCCCACTCGCTCTTCTTCGGGCGACACGGACATTCGGCTGCACCACAACAAAACGGCAAGAGCAAAG TGACGCATCTTCCGTTTTGGGCAAACGATGGAAAGACACAGCCGAGACGGTGGTCATCGGAGGGGGTTGCGTTGGTGCCAGCATTACCTACCACCTAGCCAAAAGCGGCATGAAGGATGTAGTGCTGCTGGAGAAGTCAGAACTCACCGCCGGATCCACTTGGCATGCG GCTGGCTTAACAACATATTACCATCCTGGTATCAACCTGAAAAAAGTCCACTATGACAGTATTAAATTATACGAGCAGCTGGAAGCAGAGACCGGGCAG GCGGTGGGCTTCCACCAGCCAGGCAGCGTCCGGATTGCCTCCACCGCTGCCCGCGTTGACGAGATGAGGTACCAGATGACTCGGACCCACTGGCATGTAACGGAGCAGTACATGATCGAGCCTGAGAAGATCCTGGAGTTGTTTCCTCTCCTCAACATGGACAAG GTCTTGGCTGGACTCTACACACCAGGAGATGGCCACATTGACCCGTACTCTCTGACCATGGCCTTGGCAGCGGGTGCTCGCATGTATGGCGCCCAAATTTACAACCCGGCCCCAGTTGTGGAACTCACACCCACATCTGACGGGAAATGGGACGTACGGACGCCCCACGGCACCATCAGAGCCAATCGTCTCGTCAATGCCACAG GTTTCTGGGCCCGTGAAGTGGGCAAATTAATTGGCTTTGAACATCCCACTATCCCGGTCCACCACCAGTATGTCGTCACGGCGACCGTTCCGGAAGTGAAAGCCCTGAAAAAGGAGCTGGCGGTCATCCGAGACCTAGAAGCCTCTTACTACCTGCGCCAAGAAAGAGATGGCCTCCTGTTTGGGCCCTACGAAAAGATGGACAAGATGGTGCTGCAAGACTCTTGGGTTCGAGACGGCGTACCCCCAG GTTTCGGCAAAGAGCTATTTGAATCAGATCTGGATCGGATCATGGAGCACGTGGAGATGGCCATGGAGATGGTACCTGTGCTAAAGAAAGCTGACATCATCAACATTGTGTCCGGCCCCATCACATACACCCCCGACCTGCTGCCCATGGTCGGACCCCATCAAGGGGTTCCCAACTACTGGACGGCCATTGGATTCGG ATATGGAGTCATCCATGCTGGTGGCGTTGGCAAGTTCCTGAGCGACTGGATTACAAACGGCGAGCCTCCTTACGACCTGATTGAGTGCGACCCCAACCGTTATGCCAAGTGGGTCGACGTGCCTTTCCTCTGTGCCAAAGCCAGAGAATCCTATGGCTTTAATAACGTGG TCGGCTACCCCAAGGAAGAGCGCTTCGCCGGACGACCGACCTGCCGGAAGAGTGGAGTTTACGATCTCCTCCGGGACAAAGCCTCCATGGGCTTCCATTCCGGTTGGGAACAACCGCATTGGTTCTACAAACCGGGAGATGACATTGGATACAA GCCCAGTTTCAGGCGCACCAACTGGTTTGGGCCAGCCGGTCGAGAGTGCAAATTGGTGATGGAAAATGTGGGGGTCATAGACCTGACCCCTTTCGGCAAGTTCACTGTGGGAGGCAAAGACTCGCTCAAGTTACTGGACCGCCTATTTGCTAACAACATGCCCAAG GTGGGCCAAACCAACATCAGCCATATGTTGACACCCACTGGAAAAGTCTATGCCGAGGTCACAATCACCCAGTTAACACCAGGAGAGTTTTTGCTCATTACTGGCTCAGGATCGGAGCTTCATGACCTCAG GTGGATCGAAAGGGAAGCAGCCTTGGGCGGCTATGAGGTTGACATCGCCAATGTGACGGAGGAAATGGGTGTGCTGGGAGTTGCTGGGCCAAATTCCCGGAAAGTCCTACAAAAGCTCACCCAAGAAGACATGAGCCATTCGGCCTTTAAATTTCTCCAGTGCAAGCAGATTCAGTTGGCCGGCATTTCGCTACGGGCCATCAGGATCTCCTACACAG GCGAATTGGGATGGGAGTTGTACATTGAGCAGAAAGACATGGCAACAGTGTACCAGGCCATAATGGAAGCAGGAAAAGAGGAAGGCATTGACAACTTTGGCACATATGCCATGGCTTCCCTCCGCCTGGAGAAGGGCTTCAGGGGATGGGGTGCTGAG aTGAACTGTGACACCAACCCATTGGAAGCAGGTTTAGATTATTTCATTAAACTCAACAAGTCGGCCGATTTCATCGGTAAGGCGGCGCTTCAGGAGATAAAAGCCAAGGGCCTGGATAGGAAATTGTCCTACTTGGCGGTGGAGACGGACGATATTGACCCTGAGGGCAATGAGACGGTGTGGCAAAACGGCAAG GTGGTGGGCAATACCACATCAGGAGCCTACAGCTACAGCGCCCAGCACAGCCTGGCGTTTGCCTACCTCCCTATAGGCTTGACCTCAGTGGGTCAAAAGGTCGAGGTGGAGTTGCTGGGGAAGAAATACCCGGCCACAGTCATCCAGGAGCCCCTGATGCTTACAGAACCCACCCGGACGCGCCTGCAGAACAAAGCCAAAAGCAAAGCTTAG